The sequence ACTTCCCCGACCTCGCTCTCGTCGGCATCTCAGCAGTCTTGCTGCACTGGGTCTTGGCCATCGGTTTCCGTGTTTATCAGGGGCGCGTCGCGGTGGCCTCGGTCGAGGAGACGATCTTCCTCGGCTTGGTAACGGTGGCCGGCGGCGTGGTTGTTGGGGGCGTCAACATGGCGGTCCCGGCGCACCCGGTCCCCCGCAGCCTCCCCTTCACCGCGACCTTCTTGGCCCTCTTCATCATCATCGTCGGACGGGCGCTGTGGCGTTATCAGTCCGACCACGCCTTCTCGGGCGGGCATCTGGCTCATCCGCCAACGCTGGTGATCGGTGCTGGGTGGAGCGGTCGTCGCCTGACGCAGTCGATGCTGGAATCTCAGTCACCGATGCGACCGGTGGGTTTCCTGGACGACGACCCGTGGAAGCGCCGTCGCCGTCACTTCGGCATCCCGGTCCTCGGCACCGTCGACGACCTCGCGGCGGCGACGGCTAGAACCGACGCGCAGGTGGTGGTCATCGCCATACCGAGCGCGTCGGCTGACCTCGTCCGTCGGGTGTCGGAGGCGGCGAAGGTGCTTGGACTCGCGGTCAAGGTGCTGCCGCCCGTGCACGAGACGTTTTCCTCCAATGCCGACGTCCGCGATGTCCGCGACCTTGACATGCGTGACCTCCTCGGACGCAAGATGGTCGAGACAGACATTGAGTCGATCGCCGGCTATCTCACCGGCAAGCGGGTTCTCGTCACCGGCGCCGGAGGCTCGATCGGCTCGGAATTGTGCCGACAGATCGACCGGTGGGGTCCGTCGGAGCTGATCATGCTCGATCGGGACGAGTCGGCCCTCCACTCGGTGCAGCTCCTTCTCAGGGGGCAGGCGATGCTCGACGGGACCGATGTCGTCCTCAACGACATCCGCGACGAAGCTGCCCTGCGTCGCATCTTTCAGGCCCGCCGGCCTGAGGTGGTCTTCCACGCGGCGGCGCTGAAGCATCTGCCGATGCTCGAGCAGTATCCGCATGAGGCGATGAAGACCAACGTTCTCGGCACCGCCAACGTCCTCACGGCCGCTGCTGAGGTCGGCGTCGAGCGCTTCGTCAACATTTCCACCGACAAGGCCGCCGACCCGAGCAGCGTCCTCGGCTACTCCAAACGCGTCGCCGAACGACTCACCGCCGAGGTCGCCCGGCGGGCAACGGGCTCCTACTTCAGCGTGCGCTTCGGCAACGTGCTCGGGAGTCGCGGCTCTGTGCTCACTGCCTTCACGTCCCAGATCGCCAACGGTGGCCCGGTGACGGTGACGCATCCCGAGGTGACGCGCTACTTCATGACCGTGGAAGAGGCTGTTCAGCTCGTCATCCAGGCCGGCGCCATCGGCACCGAAGGCGAGGCCTACATCCTGGATATGGGCGAGCCCGTCCTGATCGAGGACGTCGCTCGGCAGTTGATCGAGCAGTCAGGCAAGAACATCCAGATCGTCTACACCGGTCTGCGCGACGGAGAGAAGCTGCACGAGCAGCTCTTCGGCAAGGCCGAGCCGGACGTCCGCTCATCCCACCCGCTGCTGTCACACGCGCCCGTGCCACCGCTGCCGCTCGACCAGGTGCGACGCTGTTATGACGACGTGCCCTACCTCGGCCTCCTCAGCCTGTACGAGGAGTGGGTGCGGATCGAGCCCGAGTCCGAACCTCGTCTCAGCGTGGTGCAGGGCTGACGTGAGCTTCGACATCCTCCTGTCGCCGCCGGACGTCGGCGAGCTCGAGCAGGAATACGTCCTCGCTTCGATGCGATCCGGTTGGGTCGCACCTGCCGGACCAGACCTGAACGCGTTCGAGGTCGAAATGGCCGAGCGTCTGGGGGTCGCCCATGCCGTGGGCCTGTCCTCGGGCACAGCGGCACTCCACTTGGCGTTGATCTCCTGGGGTGTTGGCCCGGGCGACGTGGTGCCGGTCTCGACGTTTACGTTCGCAGCGACCGTCAATGCCATCCGCTATGTCGGCGCTGAACCGTTCTACATCGACGCCGACCCCGAGTCAGGCAACATGAGCCCCGACCTGCTCGCCCGGGGACTCGACCAGCTCCGCGCCGAGGGCAGTCGGGTGTCAGCGGTCATCCCGGTCGACCTCTTCGGCAAGTGCGTCGACTACGACGCCATCGCCTCCCTCACGACCGGTGCCGGGGCTCGGTTGCTCGCTGACTCCGCGGAGTCTCTGGGCGCGACATACCGCGGGCGAGCGGCGGGATCCTTTGGCGCGGCATCGGTCCTGTCGTTCAACGGCAACAAGATCATGACCACGTCCGGGGGCGGCATGCTGCTGACCGACGACGAGCGTCTCGCCTCCCACGTGCGCAAGCTTTCGACGCAGGCGCGCGAGCCGGTCCCGCACTACGAGCACACAGAGGTCGGCTACAACTATCGGCTCTCCAATATCCTTGCGGCACTCGGGCGGGCGCAGCTGGTTCGCCTGGACGACATGCTGAAGCGCCGCCGCAACTGGCGCGACCGCTATCACGCGCTCTTCGCCGACCAGCCTGGCGTGCGAGTCCTCGGCGGCCAGGACGACACCGGTGACAACTGTTGGCTGACCCCCATCGTCGTCGACCCGGATCAGTCAGCGTGGACCACGCAGGATCTAGGGGGTGCCATGACGGCAGCCAGGATCGAGACCAGGCCGGTGTGGAAGCCGATGCACCTGCAGCCGGTGTCGAAGGGCTGGAGAGGGATCATCGACGGCAGCTCGGAACGTGTCTTCGACAACGGCCTCACGCTCCCCGCCGGCTCGGTCCTGACTGAGGAGCAGTTCGGTCGTGTCGAGGACGTCATCCGCGGGGTGATCGGCACGTGAAGCCCTACGACGTGGCCAAACGACTGATCGACGTGTTCGTAGCAGCGGTAGGCCTGGCTCTTTCCGCGCCGTTCCAGCTGGTCATCGCTGCCCTGGTGCGACAGAACCTGGGTTCGCCGGTCCTGTTCCGCCAGGACCGTCCGGGCCGGGGCGGCCAGGTGTTCGAGCTGGTGAAGTTCCGCACCATGCTCGAGCCCGACGAGTCGCGTGGTCTCGTGACCGACGAACAGCGTCTGACGCCCTTCGGTGCCTTCCTGCGCTCGACCAGCCTCGATGAGCTTCCGACTTTATGGAACGTGGTGCGGGGCGACATGAGCCTGGTCGGCCCGCGACCGCTGCTGGTGCGCTATCTCGACCGCTACACCCCGGAGCAGGCACGTCGACATGAGGTCCGACCAGGCATCACCGGTCTCGCGCAGGTCAGTGGCCGCAATGCCCTGACCTGGGACGCCAAGTTCGCCAAGGACGTGGAGTATGCCGACCGACGAAGCCTCCTGCTGGACGTGACGATCTTGTTCCGCACTGTCGCCCAGGTGCTCAAGCGAGACGGGATCAATGCGGACGAAGATGTCACGATGCCGGAATTTTTCGGAGTCGGTGAGAACTCACCGTGAGAGTTGCCTCGCAACCGCTGCGGGTCTTGTTCGTGTGCCAGTGGTATGCCCCAGAACCGGTCACCCAGCCTGGGTGGATCGTCGATGGACTACGAGACGCCGGCCTAGACGTATCCGTCCTGACAGCGCAGCCGAACTACCCAAGCGGTCGGGTTCGCCCGGGCTATAAAGCCTGGGCGCTGCGCCAGGACGCCGTCGACAAGGTGCCCGTCCTGAGGACGCCTGTATATCCCAGCCACGATCGAAGCGCGTTGGGCCGAATCGTGAACTACCTGTCATGGGCTCTCTCGAGTTCTCTTTTCGGCTGGAGAGCCCAGCGTGAAGCGGATGTCGTCCTCGTTTACTCGTCTCCTGCGACGGCAGCCCTCGCTCCCCTGATGTGGCGACGGATGGCAGGACTGCCCTACGTTCTGCAGATACAGGACCTATGGCCCGACTCAGTGTTCGCATCGGGATTCTTGCCCGGTCGTGCCGGTCGCTTGGTGCGAAGTCTGCTCGAGTCCATGGTGCAGGCCTTTTATCGCCAAGCTTCCGGCATCGTCGTGATCTCTCCGGGCATGAAGGACCTGCTGGTGGAACGCGGTGTTGAGGCCGAGAAAATTAGTCTCGTGTACAACTGGCTTCCCCCCGAGACAATGAGTGAAGACATTCCCACGGGAGCGGAGGCAGATCTTCGAGCGATGCTAGGTCTGCCAGCGGAAGCCTTCGTGGTGATGTACGCCGGTAACCACGGCGACGCGCAGGGCCTTGATGCGGTCGTAAGAGCTATGGCCGATGTCCGGCTCAATGCCCCGGGTCGCCCCGTGCACCTCGTGCTCGTGGGTGATGGAGTCGCGAAGCAGGGGCTCATGAGTTTGGCAGAGTCGATGGCGCCCGCGCGCGTCCACTTTCTCGGTTTCATGACCAGAGACGATCTCTCACCGTTGACGCGCCAGGCGAATGCCCAACTCGTCTCCCTTATCAAGAACCCTCTCTTCGAGGTCACCATGCCGAGCAAGATCCAGTCGGTTCTCTCGGCGGCACAGCCCGTTCTTGCATGCGCTGCGGGAGATCTAGCGCGTGTGGTCCGGGAGTCGGGTGCGGGTGTGGTTGCACCACCGGGAGATACGGCGAAGATCGCCGACGCACTCGTCCAGATGGTCGGCCTTTCTAGTGCAGAGCTGACGGCCATGGGAGAGCGAGGCAGGCACTACTACGAGGGCGTGATGAAGCAGGCAGTAGGTGTTGATCGGCTGGCACACGCGCTGAGCGCAGCTTCTGAGGACCGCCGTGCGTGACCCCGTCAACTTCCTGGTGACGAGCGCTGGCCGTCGAGGTGAACTCGTCAAGATCCTGCGAGAAGTGGTCGAACTCAATGGCCAGGGCGGAGGCGTGTTCACTGTCGACAGGTCGGCGCTCACTGCCGCTGGTTGGCTGTCTGACGGCCTCGACCTCGTGCCGCCCATCGCAGATCAAGGGTACGTCGACGCGCTGCTCCAGGTCTGCGAGCGTCGCCAGATCACGGACCTGATCCCTACGATCGACACCGAACTCCCAGTTCTTTCCGAGCACCGGCAACGCTTCGCCGAACTCGGCACCACCGTGTGGGTGTCCGACCAGTCGACCATCCGGACCGCGCAGGACAAGCGGCTCACCAACGAATGGCTAGGCAAGCACGATCTGCCGCGAGTTCAGCAATGGGACCTCGCCGAGCTCGATCGGGGAGGGGACTTCAGATTCCCCCTTATCGCCAAGCCTGCCCGCGGATCGTCGTCGATCGGATTGCGCCGGATCACGAGCCTCGAGGAACTCACGGGTGTCGACGAGAGCCTTGACTACGTCATCGAGGAGGTTGCCAGCGGTGAGGAATACACCGTGGACCTCTTGGTGGACAGGCACGGTCGATGCAGGAGTGCCGTTCCACGGCGACGCCTCGAGACGCGGGCGGGAGAGGTGTCCAAAGGACTGACGGTCCGCGATTCCGGTCTGGTTGACTTGGCCACCAGGGTGTCCAACGCTTTGCCTGGGGCATTTGGAGTGCTGAATGTCCAGATCTTCCTCGCCGACGATGGAGACATGCGCGTCATCGAGGTGAACGCCCGGTTCGGAGGAGGCTATCCGTTGTCGTGGGCTGCGGGGGCGCAGTTTCCTCTCTGGCTGGTTCAGGAACGCTCGGGGCGGACTCCCACGGCCAGTCTTGAGTGGATGGATCAGTACCTGATGTTGCGCTATGACACTGCGGTGTTCATGCGGGGACTTCCGTAATGTCCGTGCGAGGTCTCGTGCTCGATGTCGACGACACCGTCTATCTGGAGCAGACCTACGTCGCCTCCGGCTTCGCGGCCGTTGAGGCGTGGTGCGCCAACAGTTTGGGTGTCCTGGGAGTTGGTGCGCGTGCCTGGCGTCTGTTTGAGGACGGAGGACGCGGCACGACCCTGACGGATGCGCTTCGGGACTTGGGTGTCGAGGTGACGCCTGAGGTGAGGCGGGCGGTGGTCGACGCCTACAGGGCGCACATACCGGACATCGAGTTGTTGCCCGACGCCCGCGCGCTCATTGAACTTGCTAGGAGCCTCGCAATCCCCGTGGGGGTCGTCACGGATGGCCCCGTGAGTAGCCAGCGCGCCAAGGTGGCGGCCCTTGGCTTGGGAGCACTCGCGAAGGTGGTGGTCGTGACGGCGGAATGGGGGACTTCGAAACCTGATCCAGCTGTCTTCTTGGCTGTGGAAAAGGGTCTATCTCTTGCTGGCCACGAACTGGTGTACGTCGCAGACAACCCGATCAAGGACTTTCAAGGCCCACAAGCGTTGGGTTGGAAATCCGTTCGTGTGAGGCGAGAAGGTGCGTTGCACTACCAACTCGCCACGCCACCTGGCGTCACCGAGGTCCCGCGGCTGGACTCTCACGGATTGGTTGGTCTCCTGTCGAGAAGCGCCGCTGAGGCCCGCGAGGCCGAAACCAAATGACAAACGAACTCCAAAGAAGGAACTGATCGCATGAAACACACCCACGCGGGTCCGGTGCTGGTGACGGGCGGCACAGGTTCGTTCGGCTCGACGATGGTGAGCAGACTTCTCAAGACGGATGTCGGAGAGATCCGGATCCTGAGCCGTGACGAAGCCAAGCAGGACGCTATGCGACGTCAGCTCGCTGATGGGCGGGTGAAGTTCCACGTCGGAGACGTACGAGACACTCGCAGCGTTGAGGATGCAATGGACGGTGTGCAGCATGTCTTCCACGCCGCGGCGCTCAAGCAGGTGCCGAGCTGCGAGTTTTTTCCCCAGCAGGCCGTGCTCACCAACGTCACCGGTAGCGACAACGTCATCCGCGCCGCCGAGCGAGCGGGGGTTGCGTCGGTTGTGTGCTTGAGCACCGACAAAGCGGTGTACCCCATTAACGCCATGGGCATCTCCAAAGCCATGATGGAAAAGGTGGCTCAGGCCCACGCTCGCAACCGCTCTGCCACCAGCGGTACGACGGTATCGATCACGCGCTATGGCAACGTCATGTACAGCCGGGGATCAGTGATCCCGTTGTTCGTTCAGCAAATCAGGGACGGCCAGCCCCTTACGGTCACCGACCCAACGATGACGCGCTTCTTGATGTCCCTCGAGGAGTCTGTGGACCTGGTGCAGTACGCGTTCGACCGCGCCACACCCGGGGACCTGTTCGTGTACAAGGCACCTGCCTGCACGGTCGAGTTGCTGGCGCGAGCTGTTGCTTCCTTGTTCGGCGACAACGACCCAGAGGTAAGGATAATCGGGACCCGCCACGGCGAGAAGCTCTACGAGTCGCTTCTGAGTCGCGAGGAACTGCAGAAGGCTGACGATCAGGGCGCATATTTCCGGGTGCCGTTGGACGCGCGATCCCTCGAGTACGAACTGTACTTTGACGAAGGGGAAAGCGAGGTCGTCGATCACGACTACACCTCGCACAACACCGTGCAGCTCGACCTCGATGGGGTAAAACGACTTCTGCTCAATTTGGAGCCAATTCGTCGAGAGATGCGTGCGGCCGGTTGCGACCCGGAGTCGCAGGCATGAGGGTTGCGGTCACCGGGGGGTTCGGCTTCCTCGGATGGCACACCGCGTGCCGCCTCCGGGCGATTCACGGGGTCGAGCCCATACGCCTGGGGCGCAACGACTTTGCCGACCCCCAGCGTCTGATCGAGGCTTTGACAGGTGTCGATGCAGTGATCCACATCGCCGGCATCAACCGCTCGGACTCCGATGGAGCGGTTCAGCAGGGGAACATTGCCATCGCCTTGGGCCTGGCGGGTGCGATGCGCCAGGTCGGCAAACCGCTTGACCTGGTCTTTGCAAACTCAGTCCAGTCGCAGCGGGACAACCCATACGGTCGGGGTAAGGCGGAGGCCGCGAGGATCGTGAAGGAGGCCGCGAAGGACGTGGGTGGCCACTTCGCTGACCTGTTGCTGCCGAACCTGTTCGGTGAACACGGACGCCCTGGCTACAACTCATTCGTCGCCACGTTCGCGCACGATGTCGCGGCGGGTCGTAGACCATCAATCACGGACGACCGCAAGATCGAACTGCTTCACGCGCAGGACGCAGCGGGGCTATTGATTCAAGCGCTGGGCAGGGACGTGTCCGAAGTGGTGTCTGCCGAGCCGATGGCGATCAGCGACGTGTTGCACTTTTTTCTCGAGACCCACGAGCTGTACGCGGCCCGTGGCGAGGTGCCGGACTTGTCCACGCCGATGCGGCGCAATCTGTTCAACACGTACCGGGCGGCGGCCTTCCCGGAAATGTGGCCCATCTCGCCGCAGGTGCACTGCGACGATCGCGGTGACCTGTACGAGACCGTCCGTGCGCACGGCGGCACCGGTATGGCGTTCATGTCCACCACTCGCCCGGGGCAGAAGCGCGGTGAGCACTATCACCTGCACAAGGTCGAGCGGTTCTTCGTGGTCAAGGGGGAGGCCGAGATCAAGCTCCGGCGCCTGCTACACGATGAGGTGGTCACCTTCCGGTTGAGCGGCGACGAGCCCTCGTTCGTCGACATGCCGACGCTGTGGGTCCACAACATCCGAAACGTCGGCGACAGCGAGCTGGTCACGATGTTCTGGTCCGACCAATTGCTCGACGCTGCGAACCCCGATCAGTTCCCTGAGACCATCGCCCAGGAGGCAATCGCATGAAAGTCATGACCGTAGTCGGGACCAGGCCCGAGATCATTCGGCTTGCCTGCGTGATCGACCGTCTTGACAAGACCGACGGCATCGAGCACGTCCTGGTGCACACCGGCCAGAACTACGATCACTCGCTGAATCAGGTCTTTTTTGACGACCTTGGAATTCGTGCCCCGAACCACTTCTTGGGGGTGGATACGTCCAGCCTGGGGTCGGTCTTAGGCGGCGTGCTCATGGGCACGGAGAACGTATTGTTGAAGGAACGGCCAGATGCGATGCTTGTTCTGGGTGACACGAACTCCTGCATCGCTACGGTCATGGGTAAACGCATGCGCGTCCCGACCTACCACATGGAGGCCGGCAACCGCTGCTTCGACGAGAACGTCCCGGAAGAGACGAACCGACGACTCGTCGACCATGTCGCTGACTTCAATCTCGCCTACACCGAGCACGCGCGCCGCAACTTGCTTGCAGAGGGTCTGCACCCTCGCCGAATGTTGGTAACCGGCTCCCCAATGAGGGAGGTGCTTGCGAAGTATCGCAACCAGATTGACGCCTCCGACGTGCTCCAGAGGCTCAATCTTGTGACTGGTGACTACTTCTTGGTCAGTGCCCATCGCGAGGAGAACGTGGATCTGACTGAGCGTCTGCACATGCTGCTCGACTGTCTCGTCGCTGTGCGGGAGCAGTTCGGCAAGCGCGTCGTTGTCTCAACACATCCGCGCACGCAAAAACGGCTGGAGGCGCTGAAAAGTGAAGTCGACCTCACGGGCATCGATTTTATGGAGCCTTTCGGCTTCCACGATTACAACAAGCTCCAACTCGAGGCGGCGTGCGTCCTTTCCGACTCGGGCACGATCTCGGAAGAATCCTCGATTCTGGGTTTTCCCGCGATCACCCTGCGGGACTCAATTGAGCGCCCCGAAGCCCTGGACAGCGGATCAATCATCATGACCGGTCTCGATGTTAACGACGTGGTGCGAGGGATCGGCCTATCGATGGCGGACGGTCCCGTAACCTCGTCTCACCCGGCTGGGTACGAGATCGCCGACACGAGTAGTCGGATAGTGCGGTTCATTGCGTCAACGGCTGGACGGCACCATGCATGGGCGGGTATCCGGTACCAGAACGATCTTGGGGTGGGACTATGAAACCTGAGAACGGGCGCGTTCTGATGATGACAGGAGAGGTGCGCGAAAATGGGCTTACTCGGCACGTGCTTCAGTTGGCGTCGGCGCTAAAGGCGCAGGGCTGGACAGTCGCAATCGCGCTGGACTCGTCGTTGGCGTCAAGCGAGTGGTTTGTCCGGGATGCCGAACATCGAGGCCTCACCACGTATCAATTGGGCTTCTCTCGTCAAGGTGTTGGGCTTGTGCGTTCTGGGGCCGCGCTGGCAGCAGGATACCTGGATGCCCGCGCAATGGTGGAGGAGTTCAATCCAACCGTCATTCACTGCCACACCCGAAGCACGCTCCCATATGCGCTCTTGGCCAGTGGTCGAGGGCGTTCCCGAGTCGTGTTCAGTGTCCATAACACCATTGCGAATACCGCGGTCACTAAAATTCTGTACAGAATTCCCCAAAAATTCGTCGCAACGAGTGAGGCGATCGAGGTTGACTTACTCGAAGGATTTGGCGTGCCAGCAAGAAAGGTCCACTACGTCCCGAACGGAGTGGAGTCCACGACGCCAGATTTTGAGCCAGTCAGTTTGGATAAAGCAGACTTAGAAGCGTGCGATGAGGGGCTAGTGCTTGTTGCAATGGGACGGTTGGACGAAGCCAAAGGCTTCGATGTGCTGATTGATGCTGCCGCCATACTTCAGGCAGATGCGGACATGCCTCACTTTCACGTCGTCATCGTGGGGGAGGGAGAAGAGCGTCCTGATCTAGAGCGCCGGTGTCGCGAGACACACACCCAAGACATCGTGCACCTGGTCGGCTGGCGCAGCGACATCGCGGAGGTCTTCGATGCGTCCGACGTGTTTGTCTTGTCCAGCAGGTGGGAGGGCTTCCCGCTGGTCGTAGTGGACGCGATGTTGCGAGGCCTGCCGGTTGTGCGGACGGCGGTTTCGGGGAAGGAGCAAGTGGTTCACGGCGAGACGGGTTTCCTCGTCCAGCCGGATGACGCAGTCGCGCTCGCTGCGCGACTCAAAGAGTTAGCCTCGTCTTCAAAGACACGAAAGGAGTTTGGAGAAGCTGGCCGCGCACGAGCGGAGGCTCTCTACACGACGATACAAATGGCTTCAGCCACAGGAGACATCTACCGCACTGTCGCTGGAAAGTAGCTTGGCGACTCGCGGCAACCGTCGGGTCTGCTCCGTGAGCGTGGTTGCCTCTCCTTACTCTGTTCGCGACACTTCGACTTCCTGAAGGGAATGAATTCCGATCATGCGCAACGCGTCCGAGTGGAGGCCAACGAAATTTCAACTCCGGAGGGGGGTATGGCGTGCGTCCCGCGACCGGGGGACTCTATCGATCGCAGCGCGGCTCACCTCTGACCGATGCGCGACAAGTTATGTTCGCGCAGTGAAGCAGCACGCAACCGGACGTCTCGCCGACATCGGTTGTGGTGCTGTTCCACTTTACGGCGCATATGGGGATCTGACGGATAGCGTGACATGCATCGACTGGCCCTCGTCTTTCTACACGAACAAACATGTCGATATCGAACATGACCTGACGATGCCTTTGGATTTGCCTGATGCCAGTTTTGACACCATTCTTTGTACAGACGTGTTGGAGCACCTGCCACGGCCAGAAGTCGCCATGGCTGACTTTGCTCGCCTCTTGGCTCCACGTGGTAAGTTGATTATCGGTGTTCCATTCTTGTATGGACTTCATGAGGAACCCCACGACCACCACCGGTTCACTCACTTCAAGTTGCATGATCTCGCAAAATCAAATGCACTGGAGGTCGTGACCTTGGAAACGCTCGGTGGGCCGGTTGAGGTGGTAGGCGACATGGTGGCGCGCTTGCTTGCCTCTCGTGGCCGGTCGGGACGTGCTTTGGCCGCAGCGGAGCAGGAGGCCGTGATCTGGCTAGGACGGCAGCTCCCGGCTAGCTTGCGCTCGGACATGGATTGGAAGTTTCCGTCGGGGTACTTGATGGTTGCGCAGAAACCTGCGCAACGGCCGCTGCAGGACTGAACAGTCGCACTTCTCTGAATCGTTTTCCCAATACACGGGGCAAGTGTCATCAACGCGGCCCCGAGGTCCAGATGGTCCAAGTGTTCAAAGGTGAGATTTGATAGCAGATTATTGACAGCGTTAGCACACCTGGGTCTGCCCGTTCGGGTCGTACGGTGTCCGAGGGCTCGTTGTCGACGACGCTTGAAAACGAGGCCATAGCGACGGGCGAAAACGAGGCCACCCAGACAGATTGGATGGGTGATCTCAGTGGAGGATTGGGCTTTGATCCGGCGGCTGGTTGCGGACGGTGTTCCGCAGCGGCAAGTCGCACGGGATCTAGGTATCGGTAGGTCGACGGTCGAGCGTGCGTTGGCCTCGGACCGGCCGCCGAAGTATGAGCGTCCGCCGGTGCCGACCTCGTTCGAACCGTTCGAGCCGTTGGTGCGAGAGTTGCTCAAGACGACGCCGGACATGCCGGCGACGGTGATCGCAGAACGGGTTGGCTGGACCGGTTCGATCACCTGGTTCCGCGACCACGTCCGCCGGCTGCGTCCTGAACATCGACCGGTCGACCCCTCGGACCGGCTGACCTGGCTGCCAGGTGACGCGGCGCAGTGCGACCTGTGGTTCCCGCCGAAGAAGATCCCGCTCGAGGACGGCAGCAAGGTGTTGTTGCCGGTCATGGTGATCACCGCCGCGCACTCGCGGTTCATCCTCGGCCAAATGATCCCGACCCGGCACACCCAGGACCTGCTGCTAGGGATGTGGGAGCTGATGCAGCAGCTGGGCTGTGTCCCGCGCCGTCTGATCTGGGATAACGAGTCCGGCATCGGTCGCGGCAAGCGTCATGCCGAAGGCGTCGGTGCGTTCACCGGCACCCTGGCCACCACGCTGCAGCGGTTGAAGCCGTATGACCCGGAGTCCAAGGGAGTCGTCGAGCGACGCAACGGGTTCTTCGAGACCTCCTTCATGCCTGGGCGTGACTTCGCGTCACCGGCCGACTTCAACACCCAGTTCGCCGAGTGGCTGGGACTCGCGAACGCCCGGGTGGTGCGCACCATCAAGACCAGGCCGGTCGACCGGCTTGCCGCCGATCGGGCAGCGATGCTGCCGCTGCCACCCGTCGCACCCGTGGTCGGGTGGGTCAACCGGGTCAGGTTGGGCCGCGACTACTACGTCCGCGTCGACAGCAGCGACTACTCCGTCGACCCTGCGGTGATCGGCAGGTTCGTCGACGTGACCGCTGACCTGGGTCGTGTCGAAGTCCGCCACGAGGGGCGCCTCGTCGCCACCCATGACCGTGTCTGGGCGCGCGGCATGACCATCACCGACCCCGTCCACGTCGCCGCAGCGAAGGTCCTGCGTGAGGAGTTCCAACACCCGCGACCAGCAGCGGATCCGCACGAGGAACTAGCCCGCGATCTGGCCGACTACG comes from Nocardioides piscis and encodes:
- the wecB gene encoding non-hydrolyzing UDP-N-acetylglucosamine 2-epimerase, whose product is MKVMTVVGTRPEIIRLACVIDRLDKTDGIEHVLVHTGQNYDHSLNQVFFDDLGIRAPNHFLGVDTSSLGSVLGGVLMGTENVLLKERPDAMLVLGDTNSCIATVMGKRMRVPTYHMEAGNRCFDENVPEETNRRLVDHVADFNLAYTEHARRNLLAEGLHPRRMLVTGSPMREVLAKYRNQIDASDVLQRLNLVTGDYFLVSAHREENVDLTERLHMLLDCLVAVREQFGKRVVVSTHPRTQKRLEALKSEVDLTGIDFMEPFGFHDYNKLQLEAACVLSDSGTISEESSILGFPAITLRDSIERPEALDSGSIIMTGLDVNDVVRGIGLSMADGPVTSSHPAGYEIADTSSRIVRFIASTAGRHHAWAGIRYQNDLGVGL
- the istA gene encoding IS21 family transposase, which codes for MISVEDWALIRRLVADGVPQRQVARDLGIGRSTVERALASDRPPKYERPPVPTSFEPFEPLVRELLKTTPDMPATVIAERVGWTGSITWFRDHVRRLRPEHRPVDPSDRLTWLPGDAAQCDLWFPPKKIPLEDGSKVLLPVMVITAAHSRFILGQMIPTRHTQDLLLGMWELMQQLGCVPRRLIWDNESGIGRGKRHAEGVGAFTGTLATTLQRLKPYDPESKGVVERRNGFFETSFMPGRDFASPADFNTQFAEWLGLANARVVRTIKTRPVDRLAADRAAMLPLPPVAPVVGWVNRVRLGRDYYVRVDSSDYSVDPAVIGRFVDVTADLGRVEVRHEGRLVATHDRVWARGMTITDPVHVAAAKVLREEFQHPRPAADPHEELARDLADYDRAFGLIDGLTDGQVA
- a CDS encoding glycosyltransferase family 4 protein; this encodes MKPENGRVLMMTGEVRENGLTRHVLQLASALKAQGWTVAIALDSSLASSEWFVRDAEHRGLTTYQLGFSRQGVGLVRSGAALAAGYLDARAMVEEFNPTVIHCHTRSTLPYALLASGRGRSRVVFSVHNTIANTAVTKILYRIPQKFVATSEAIEVDLLEGFGVPARKVHYVPNGVESTTPDFEPVSLDKADLEACDEGLVLVAMGRLDEAKGFDVLIDAAAILQADADMPHFHVVIVGEGEERPDLERRCRETHTQDIVHLVGWRSDIAEVFDASDVFVLSSRWEGFPLVVVDAMLRGLPVVRTAVSGKEQVVHGETGFLVQPDDAVALAARLKELASSSKTRKEFGEAGRARAEALYTTIQMASATGDIYRTVAGK
- a CDS encoding methyltransferase domain-containing protein, yielding MKQHATGRLADIGCGAVPLYGAYGDLTDSVTCIDWPSSFYTNKHVDIEHDLTMPLDLPDASFDTILCTDVLEHLPRPEVAMADFARLLAPRGKLIIGVPFLYGLHEEPHDHHRFTHFKLHDLAKSNALEVVTLETLGGPVEVVGDMVARLLASRGRSGRALAAAEQEAVIWLGRQLPASLRSDMDWKFPSGYLMVAQKPAQRPLQD
- a CDS encoding NAD-dependent epimerase/dehydratase family protein: MRVAVTGGFGFLGWHTACRLRAIHGVEPIRLGRNDFADPQRLIEALTGVDAVIHIAGINRSDSDGAVQQGNIAIALGLAGAMRQVGKPLDLVFANSVQSQRDNPYGRGKAEAARIVKEAAKDVGGHFADLLLPNLFGEHGRPGYNSFVATFAHDVAAGRRPSITDDRKIELLHAQDAAGLLIQALGRDVSEVVSAEPMAISDVLHFFLETHELYAARGEVPDLSTPMRRNLFNTYRAAAFPEMWPISPQVHCDDRGDLYETVRAHGGTGMAFMSTTRPGQKRGEHYHLHKVERFFVVKGEAEIKLRRLLHDEVVTFRLSGDEPSFVDMPTLWVHNIRNVGDSELVTMFWSDQLLDAANPDQFPETIAQEAIA